From Virgibacillus natechei, the proteins below share one genomic window:
- a CDS encoding NADPH-dependent FMN reductase, with protein MKVIGIAGSIVGSKTKITVEKVLNNIKENYTNIEVELVDLKTYQMEFCDGRAYQDYSDETKALINKIVTSDALIIGTPIYQASIPGTLKNLFDLLPIDAITNKTVGIVSTAGSAKHHLVMEHQLKPILSYMKAMILPQYVFIEETYFNDKKEIVDEQILSRLHKLAHDVVNMSGRIGEMETESF; from the coding sequence ATGAAGGTCATAGGAATTGCCGGTTCTATCGTTGGATCAAAAACAAAAATTACGGTAGAGAAGGTTTTAAATAATATCAAGGAGAATTATACGAACATAGAAGTTGAATTAGTCGATTTAAAAACATACCAAATGGAATTTTGTGATGGGCGAGCTTATCAGGATTATTCAGATGAAACGAAAGCATTAATCAATAAAATTGTCACCTCAGATGCATTAATAATTGGAACACCGATTTACCAGGCATCTATTCCTGGGACACTGAAGAATTTATTTGATTTACTTCCAATTGATGCAATAACCAACAAAACAGTAGGAATCGTTTCAACCGCTGGATCTGCCAAGCATCATTTAGTAATGGAACATCAATTAAAACCTATTCTTTCGTATATGAAAGCAATGATTTTACCACAGTATGTTTTTATAGAGGAAACGTACTTTAACGATAAAAAAGAAATAGTTGATGAACAAATTTTGTCACGACTTCATAAACTCGCCCATGATGTTGTAAATATGAGTGGCAGAATAGGGGAAATGGAAACAGAATCTTTTTAG
- the spx gene encoding transcriptional regulator Spx, translated as MSVMVYGAPCSSTRKAKQWLTKHGISYVERHILKNPLTVNELHDVLRMTLDGTDEIIATRSNTYKDLNLDLDTLPLQQLLQLINKHPGLLKSPIIMDEKRIQIGYHEEDIRQFLPRKTRDYQWLQWQKNHLRLAEG; from the coding sequence ATGAGTGTAATGGTATATGGAGCACCATGTTCATCGACTAGAAAAGCTAAGCAATGGTTAACAAAACACGGAATATCTTATGTGGAGAGACATATCTTAAAAAATCCTTTAACCGTTAATGAACTTCATGATGTCCTTCGTATGACACTGGATGGAACAGATGAAATTATTGCGACAAGATCCAATACGTACAAGGATCTTAATTTAGACCTGGATACACTTCCTCTACAGCAATTACTACAGTTAATTAATAAGCACCCAGGGTTATTGAAGAGTCCAATTATTATGGACGAAAAAAGAATACAAATTGGCTACCATGAGGAAGACATTCGTCAATTTCTACCGAGAAAAACCCGGGATTATCAGTGGTTACAGTGGCAAAAGAACCACCTTAGACTGGCAGAAGGATGA